CATTTCCAGCCATACGCCCACGCCGAGCTTGTCCGCGGCATACAGCCAGCTCTCATCCGGGAAGAAGCCCATAAAGCAGATCACATGATAGCCACCGGATTTAAGATTCTTCAGAAAAGCCTCCATTTGGCGCTGATTTCGAATTGTGTAATCCTGTTCCCGAGAAATGATTTGGCCCCGGACGTCCAAGGCTGTACCGTTTATTTTCCATTTCCCGTTTGCTGTTCCCAGCTGACGGATTCCGACCGGGAGCTGAAGACTGTCATAGCCTCCGCGGTTATTGGTTATATTCAACTTAAGCTCATACAAGAAAGGATCTTCCAGACTCCAGAAATGTGCAGTCGGCAGCTGAAAAACCAGCTCCGCGTCTTGCTCAAATTTGCCGTTGGTACTCAGCGGAAGCACACATTCGGCGAGCTTCTGCTGATTAGCAGTTAAAGCTCCATTTAAGACCCAAGGTCCTTGCTCCAGCATATCGTGATGCTTGATCTTCACGCGAGCCTTCACTTGCTTTTTCGCTGAATCATACGTAACAGCTATGCTTGATAAATCAATGGTCGTTTCCGACACTGCCTCCAGGCGTACCTGACCGGTAATTTTTCCTTGTTCCGGCCATAACCAGCCAAAAATTCTGTTCTGCTGAACGCTGTTCTTCTCAGTCTTGAGGTACAGCGTGTTTTCCTTGCTGAAATCAAATCTGGAGGCAGGAAAGTTTAAAATATATACGCCGCCGTTTCCTTCAACTTCACCGATCAAATTCACATCATCAATGCCATTTAAGAATACACTGACCTTTCCGCTTACCCCTTCCAGAGTTAGCTGAGCCGTCTTGTAACTCCATTTGCCGGCAACAGAAAATTTTTTAGCGGCAACCTCGAACCCCTGACTCGAAGGTATAATCAAATCTTTGGCCTGGTTGAGGTCCAAAACATCAATCATGTTATCCGTTGCCTCATTTTCATAGGTCAAAGCCTGCCTTAAGCTTGAATAGCTATTCCATTTTCCGCCTAAATCCTGGGCAATCCTGTACGGTTTTGTGACAGGATTATCACTGTATAGTTCAACACCCCGAGTATTTTCCCAGCATATGGATACTGCGAGAGCAGCAATAATAAACATTGAAACAAGTATTACTGTAAATCTTTTAAACATAAAACCTCGCAAAATCTTGCATTTCCATATTTATTTCGAGCAAAGCCCTAAAAAAACCTGCAAAAATTTAGAAAACTTGGCTGCCAAGCTTTGGCAGCCTTAGTTAGACTTAGATCCATCAGAAAGACGTTATGACCGCGGCATTTATCCATCCATGGACATCAAAAATGCTGATAACAGTCCGAAACTATTACCAGCATCATATTTAGCGTTCTCTTGTTTAGAAGTTCACCCCAACATTTGACCAAGAGCCTTATTCTTTGCTATCTTTGCTATCTTGACAACCTGGACATACCCCATAAAATACCAGGTTATGGGTATGTACATCAAAGCCTGTTTTATCAGTGACCATTGCATCCATATCAATCAATGAGCTATGAAAATCGACAACCCTGCCACAGCTCGAACACATCACATGATAATGGTTTACCGGATTACCATCGAAACGGCTGGACATATCCCCACAAGGAAGTTCCAGAAGGAACCCATGTTCCTTGAGCATATTCAGGGTGTTGTAAATCGTGCCCAGACTCACACCAGGGAACTTCGTCTTCACCTGCTTGTAAATCTCTTCCGCAGTGGGATGGGAATCCGTAACTAATAAAAATTCCAAAATTGCCTGCCTTTGGGGAGTAAAGCGTATTCCCTTATCCTTTAATCCCTTTAGAATTTCGACAGCATTCACGGCTTTCAATTCCTTTCGTCAATTGTTGAGAAACTTTGAATTTGTATATAAATTTAGTTTGTTTTTAGAATCATTATAATTATTTGTATTATATACCCACCGAACAAATGCCGTCAATAAAAAGAAAGAGCATCCTTAGATACTCTTTCTTTATTACCGTATTTAATTATCCTTCAATAATTGCACCTGAAGGACAAGCGTCTACACAAGCGCCACAGTCTGCGCAGGTATCAGCATCGATGACATATTTGCCGTCGCCTTCGCTAATAGCTCCTACTGCACATTCGTCGACACAGGATCCGCATGTTGTGCAGTCGTCAGTAATAACGTATGCCATAGTCCCAACCCCCCTTTTCCTATCTCACCAGCAACTATATCAAAGTGCAGACAAAAAAACAAGTGTATTTTTGAGCTAAGCTATTTTCGGAAAGAAAAATGATTGCCATGCAAACCTTAAAATATTTGAAATACTAAGGCCTGTATGGCACCTTGTATAATCTCCTCAGGCAATAGGAACAATATGGAAGTATCCGGTTGCTGACGTGGTTGCGGCGAAATATGACCCTGGAAATATCATCGTGTTCGTGTCCGCAGGAACGGCATCTTTCAATCATTGAATTTCCATCTCCCGTTTGTGTTATTGTGAACAAAGAACGTAACTAACGTCACCATTGTTTAGTTCTATTATTCTCCAATCAACCTGTTTTTAAACATCAAAGCATGAGGTTTTCGCCCCGCAAACCCGGTTATTTCTTTTACGCCGAATAGCTTTAACTGCCTGACAACCTCTTTAAGATCGCGTCCCACCGTACTTGGTTCATGCGCATCTGAACCCAGGGTGATCGGGATGCCCATCTGGTGAATCAGTTCAAGCAGTTTCGGCTCCGGATAAAATTCCTGCACAGGCTTATACCGTCCGTTGGTATTGACTTCGATGGCCAGTCCTTGCTTCCTGATCGTTTCCAGGGCCCCGGCCGCAAGAATCCTTACGTCTGTCTGCGGCCTTATTTTGAACAGTTTGATCAAATCGAAATGCCCGATAATCTGAAACATTCCGCTGGCAGCTGCTTTTTCCACCAGCGCGAAGTACTCCAGGTACAAGCTGTCAGGATCCCGCCTGAGATGTTCTTCTTCTTCCTCGGGATAATCGAAGAACCATCCGTTAATCTCATGGACAGAACCGATCGTATAGTCAAAAGGATATGAACTGATCCGTTTGCGGATCAGCTCTTCATTCTCTTCCCGATAGTCGACCTCAAGACCTATTCTCACCTGCAATTCAGGATACTCTTCGGCGACTTCCCTGATCAGATCCAGGTTTAGGTCATTCCAGTACATATCATGATCTGCAAAACCGATCTGAACTAAATTCTTCTTTTTAGCCTCGTCAAGAAAAAGACAGATATTTCCTCTTGTTACTTCCCGGTCGAGATGCCCGAGCAAATGAACATGTAAATCAAGCATAACATACCTCATAACCTTTTATATTTTTCTTTTAACCTTAGATCGAATGATTCATCCTATCCAAAGATTATCCGGCGGAATATGAAACATCTGTATGCAATCTATTTTCCATAAAAAGCACCGAATTCCTGCAAAAAAACTTTTGCATAGTTTCTTAGGAAACGGGACACAATGGTATTAGTCTCACGTTTTCCAATTTTATCCCCACTCCTCTCTTTTCTTAACTTGCGGCAGATGGTCGCAAGTTTTTTTTGTTATTTAACAGAAATATATATATTAGAAATCATATAATTCAGACATGCGGCTGGTTCAAGCGAATAGAATTAACCGAGTGATCTTATTCTGAAAAGCCGAAGGAGCTGCTGATGCTTGTCCCCGTCTGTTTTACTTTTTTAGGCCTGATGCTAT
This genomic window from Dehalobacter sp. contains:
- a CDS encoding beta-galactosidase; this translates as MFKRFTVILVSMFIIAALAVSICWENTRGVELYSDNPVTKPYRIAQDLGGKWNSYSSLRQALTYENEATDNMIDVLDLNQAKDLIIPSSQGFEVAAKKFSVAGKWSYKTAQLTLEGVSGKVSVFLNGIDDVNLIGEVEGNGGVYILNFPASRFDFSKENTLYLKTEKNSVQQNRIFGWLWPEQGKITGQVRLEAVSETTIDLSSIAVTYDSAKKQVKARVKIKHHDMLEQGPWVLNGALTANQQKLAECVLPLSTNGKFEQDAELVFQLPTAHFWSLEDPFLYELKLNITNNRGGYDSLQLPVGIRQLGTANGKWKINGTALDVRGQIISREQDYTIRNQRQMEAFLKNLKSGGYHVICFMGFFPDESWLYAADKLGVGVWLEMPVGFTASSKIPDPAVFEDLVAVAAKHPSVLAWTVAKGIDDSAASSKYLQKTGDMISGFSQYQLSFPKGPVHSSVTENILILPEGLKGEWGKLTYYSDGSANAVQPSDSKWKAEKVAVILWLICLVFLSAQNFFMIKWKYQELFNDLPKRSVRRAFFWCCLSLVARMGTLGAIVASPLFDLPADTIPPWISYDFTWLKEVQDLPFALVCILISFFLIVLRLLQVGVAASAFPQNPGTLGLTCWMERKYGWIVLVGVAFVLTIYGMPYYFPIATYILLSVIFLPARIRGSWKAGGKHSRLLIVPATVFFGILITCLWHYQDFSYLIQMVLPNIDFSFQLF
- a CDS encoding transcriptional repressor encodes the protein MNAVEILKGLKDKGIRFTPQRQAILEFLLVTDSHPTAEEIYKQVKTKFPGVSLGTIYNTLNMLKEHGFLLELPCGDMSSRFDGNPVNHYHVMCSSCGRVVDFHSSLIDMDAMVTDKTGFDVHTHNLVFYGVCPGCQDSKDSKE
- a CDS encoding 4Fe-4S binding protein, translated to MAYVITDDCTTCGSCVDECAVGAISEGDGKYVIDADTCADCGACVDACPSGAIIEG
- a CDS encoding histidinol-phosphatase HisJ family protein is translated as MLDLHVHLLGHLDREVTRGNICLFLDEAKKKNLVQIGFADHDMYWNDLNLDLIREVAEEYPELQVRIGLEVDYREENEELIRKRISSYPFDYTIGSVHEINGWFFDYPEEEEEHLRRDPDSLYLEYFALVEKAAASGMFQIIGHFDLIKLFKIRPQTDVRILAAGALETIRKQGLAIEVNTNGRYKPVQEFYPEPKLLELIHQMGIPITLGSDAHEPSTVGRDLKEVVRQLKLFGVKEITGFAGRKPHALMFKNRLIGE